In Halanaeroarchaeum sp. HSR-CO, one DNA window encodes the following:
- a CDS encoding winged helix-turn-helix domain-containing protein, with product MKLALPTDLEILEALVDGKRNTAANLSYELEKDRSYINTRLPVLADYGLLERIGPAPNSGLYEITEKGMVVAEHGDKYEHGDVDFDSFVEDRLDGRNET from the coding sequence ATGAAGCTCGCACTCCCAACAGATCTCGAAATACTTGAGGCCCTGGTGGACGGGAAACGAAATACCGCCGCCAACCTCTCGTACGAACTCGAGAAAGACCGCTCGTATATCAACACACGGCTCCCTGTCCTGGCCGATTACGGGTTGCTGGAGCGGATAGGCCCGGCCCCCAACAGTGGCCTCTACGAGATTACCGAGAAAGGTATGGTCGTCGCGGAACACGGCGACAAATACGAACACGGGGACGTCGACTTCGATTCGTTCGTCGAGGACCGACTCGACGGTCGAAACGAGACGTGA